From one Trifolium pratense cultivar HEN17-A07 linkage group LG1, ARS_RC_1.1, whole genome shotgun sequence genomic stretch:
- the LOC123902567 gene encoding bet1-like SNARE 1-1: protein MMNSRRDTRNNRVALFDGIEEGGIRSSSLYSSGSSHEIDEHDNEQAIDGLQDRVNLLKRLSGDIHEEVDSHNRMLDHMGNDMDSSRGILSGTMDKFKTVFETKSSRRMFSLVASFVVIFLIIYYLTR from the exons ATGATGAATTCTAGAAG AGACACCCGAAACAACAGAGTTGCTCTTTTTGATGGTATTGAGGAGGGCGGCATCAGATCATCATCTCTTTACTCCTCAGGTTCATCCCATGAAATCGATGAACATGATAATGAACAAGCAATAGATGGACTGCAGGATAGAGTTAATCTGTTGAAAAGA TTGTCAGGTGATATACACGAGGAGGTGGATAGTCATAACCGCATGTTGGATCATATG GGCAATGATATGGATTCTTCAAGGGGAATCCTCTCAGGAACTATGGACAAATTCAAAACG GTATTTGAGACAAAATCCAGCCGAAGAATGTTCTCGCTTGTAGCATCCTTTGTTGTGATTTTTCTTATCATTTACTATCTAACTAGGTAA
- the LOC123890253 gene encoding uncharacterized protein LOC123890253, protein MVSWSCSDEGTVCLNVDGSMLGSTQAAGFGGLKRNHFGAFLKGFYGTASQSSVLYAEIMAVLHGLELCWVNGFRNIACYFDSLQVVALIRDGVSLFHKFANEIQSIHHLLSRDWNVVVDHTLREGNVCADVLAKMGASANSSLVVLDEPPSQLSSALCADACEELLEKSAADLQPKVPVLQPKLLLSCPSEDTPNPNPVVQSQS, encoded by the exons ATGGTTTCATGGTCCTGCTCGGATGAGGGGACTGTTTGTCTTAATGTTGATGGAAGCATGTTGGGATCAACTCAAGCTGCAGGTTTCGGAGGTctcaaaagaaatcattttgGAGCTTTTTTGAAAGGCTTTTATGGTACTGCGTCACAGTCAAGTGTTCTCTATGCCGAGATCATGGCCGTTCTTCATGGCCTTGAATTATGTTGGGTGAATGGCTTCAGGAATATAGCTTGCTACTTTGACTCCTTGCAAGTCGTTGCTTTGATTAGAGATGGTGTCTCGCTGTTTCATAAATTTGCAAATGAGATCCAAAGCATTCATCATCTATTGAGTAGAGATTGGAACGTTGTTGTTGATCACACCCTTCGGGAAGGGAATGTCTGTGCAGATGTTTTGGCCAAGATGGGAGCGTCTGCGAACTCGTCTTTGGTGGTTTTAGATGAACCTCCCTCTCAGTTGTCGAGCGCGCTTTGCGCTGATGCctgtgaag agcttcttgaaaaatctgcagCTGATCTACAACCAAAGGTGcctgttcttcaaccaaag CTCTTGCTAAGCTGTCCTTCAGAAGATACACCAAATCCAAATCCCGTTGTCCAATCACAGTCTTGA
- the LOC123884023 gene encoding zinc finger protein GIS-like, with amino-acid sequence MEFSYLQEDSKSSSDENIDRSSDQNNDDDHDRDMGIGRSYECVFCKRGFTTAQALGGHMNIHRKDRANNNKSVTKTNYAPPSSSKLDNYGDLGFYSTINPSHLTRGGYYSTISSTTNPPEVDSLNYHQIYFPSHHVQYSEMLCVENQRMFGQDWSGLSLYTNPLSKDKIENNNGVDELDLELRLGHYP; translated from the coding sequence ATGGAATTTAGCTACCTCCAAGAAGATTCAAAGAGCTCAAGCGACGAAAACATTGATCGATCATCCGATCAAAACAACGACGATGATCATGATCGCGACATGGGAATTGGTAGATCTTATGAGTGTGTTTTTTGCAAAAGAGGTTTCACAACTGCTCAAGCTTTAGGTGGACACATGAATATACATAGAAAAGATAGAgcaaataataacaaaagtgTTACCAAAACTAATTATGCTCCTCCTAGTTCAAGCAAATTAGATAACTATGGAGATCTTGGATTTTATTCAACAATTAATCCAAGTCATCTTACAAGAGGTGGTTATTATTCAACAATTTCATCAACAACTAATCCTCCTGAGGTAGATTCTCTAAATTatcatcaaatatattttccttcACATCATGTGCAATATAGTGAGATGTTATGTGTTGAAAATCAAAGGATGTTTGGACAAGATTGGAGTGGTTTGAGTTTGTATACAAATCCATTAAGTAAAGacaaaatagaaaacaacaATGGAGTGGATGAATTGGATTTGGAGCTTAGACTTGGTCATTATCCATAG